In one window of Palaemon carinicauda isolate YSFRI2023 chromosome 2, ASM3689809v2, whole genome shotgun sequence DNA:
- the LOC137615164 gene encoding uncharacterized protein — translation MDEDIEVDLLISLVEANPVIWDKSLDHYKCREQTALAWKNVCCGLNEEFEHLDGKIKNEFGNRVVKKWRNVKDSWQKAQKKLLEQKSSGSGSKTLKKYVYDEKLHFLKKNGLSRKSKEGYTLEETKNIELDIAEIRSDKSVKESCSKCASKGNEKRKFDDIEEHAIKPIQTEENRHLSFFKGIVPSLEKFEEEEVIEFQVGVLNLIQKIRKRSRPHV, via the exons ATGGATGAAGATATTGAAGTAGATCTCTTAATATCCTTAGTAGAGGCTAACCCCGTCATATGGGATAAAAGTCTGGACCATTATAAGTGTCGAGAACAAACGGCTTTAGCGTGGAAAAATGTTTGTTGCGGTTTGAATGAGGAATTTGAACATCTGGATGGGAAGATAAAGAACGAATTTG GAAATCGAGTGGTGAAGAAATGGAGAAATGTCAAAGATAGCTGGCAAAAGGCTCAAAAGAAATTACTTGAGCAAAAGTCATCTGGATCAGGGtctaaaactttgaaaaaatatgTTTATGATGAAAAACTACATTTTTTGAAAAAGAATGGCCTTTCTAGAAAGTCAAAAGAAGGCTATACTTTAGAAGAAACAAAGAATATTGAATTGGACATTGCAGAGATTAGAAGTGATAAATCAGTGAAGGAAAGTTGTTCAAAATGTGCTAGTAAAGGAAATGAAAAACGAAAGTTTGATGACATTGAAGAACACGCCATCAAGCCTATACAAACGGAAGAGAATCGCCACCTGTCCTTTTTCAAAGGTATTGTGCCGTCTCTAGAAAAGTTCGAGGAGGAGGAAGTAATCGAATTTCAAGTGGGTGTCCTCAATCTAATCCAAAAGATTCGGAAGAGGTCTCGACCCCATGTGTAA